One window of the Vigna radiata var. radiata cultivar VC1973A unplaced genomic scaffold, Vradiata_ver6 scaffold_167, whole genome shotgun sequence genome contains the following:
- the LOC106779684 gene encoding ATP-dependent helicase NAM7-like — protein MVLEFLKTRKKVSVGIISPYKARVYEIQQKVKLYISVSDSHFSVSVRSVDGFQGGEEDIIILSTVRSNGSGKVGFLSNRQRTNVALTQAKYGPWKLGNAATLINSNSVWRELVLDGKERDCFHNADEDNKLDLAIEDVILELELDESQSQFKKLTLVEKSLIASNFSR, from the exons ATGGTTCTCG agtttttgAAGACCAGGAAGAAAGTTAGTGTAGGAATCATATCACCATATAAGGCTCGAGTTTATGAAATCCAACAGAAAGTTAAGCTGTACATCTCGGTTTCTGATTCTCACTTCTCTGTTAGTGTTCGTTCTGTTGATGGTTTTCAAGGCGGTGAAGaggatattataatattatctaCTGTGAGATCTAATGGAAGTGGAAAAGTAGGTTTTCTTTCCAATAGACAAAGAACAAATGTCGCTCTTACCCAAGCTAAGTATG GCCCTTGGAAATTAGGAAATGCTGCAACATTAATCAATAGTAACTCTGTATGGAGAGAACTGGTTCTTGATGGCAAGGAAAGAGATTGCTTCCATAATGCTGATGAGGACAATAAATTGGATCTGGCTATTGAAGATGTTATTCTTGAGCTTGAACTTGATGAATCTCAGTCTCAGTTTAAGAAACTCACTTTAGTAGAAAAGTCTCTAATTGCTTCTAATTTCTCCAGGTGA